One Chlorobaculum limnaeum genomic window carries:
- the phoU gene encoding phosphate signaling complex protein PhoU: MSERPVHEYIKELSEALVQLSEKVLQNFNEALYAVTHKDVQTARKIRIIDDEIDEAEVRLEEQCLEFLALHQPVARDLRSMVTIIKINDDLERIGDLAVHIIERMPELGQEVMERYEFEKMGILSASMVRKAIEAFINRDRPLADKVCAMDEEVDTMHRSVFKKVADAMKACNTDTEQLLAVLSVSRYIERMADHATRIALEVIYLVTGEIVRHSDDTFEKLIQSLKD; the protein is encoded by the coding sequence ATGTCGGAAAGACCCGTGCACGAGTATATCAAGGAACTTTCGGAAGCTCTTGTCCAGCTTTCCGAGAAGGTGTTGCAAAATTTCAACGAAGCCCTCTATGCGGTAACGCACAAGGATGTTCAGACTGCCCGGAAAATCCGTATTATCGATGACGAGATCGACGAGGCCGAGGTGCGTCTCGAAGAGCAGTGTCTTGAGTTTCTCGCCTTGCACCAGCCTGTTGCGCGCGATCTGCGCTCGATGGTGACAATCATCAAGATCAACGACGACCTCGAACGCATTGGTGATCTGGCCGTGCACATCATCGAGCGCATGCCTGAACTCGGCCAGGAGGTCATGGAACGCTACGAGTTCGAAAAGATGGGAATCCTGTCGGCCTCCATGGTACGGAAAGCGATCGAAGCCTTCATCAACAGAGACCGGCCGCTTGCCGACAAAGTCTGCGCGATGGACGAGGAGGTCGATACCATGCATCGTTCCGTTTTCAAAAAGGTTGCCGACGCCATGAAAGCCTGCAACACCGACACCGAGCAGTTGCTTGCCGTTTTGAGTGTTTCGCGCTACATCGAGCGCATGGCCGACCACGCCACCCGGATTGCCCTCGAAGTGATCTACCTCGTCACCGGCGAAATAGTCCGCCACAGCGACGACACCTTCGAAAAACTGATCCAGTCGCTCAAGGACTGA
- a CDS encoding efflux RND transporter permease subunit, producing the protein MKRTITGIAIERPTLVVVLFSVLFILGFFSYRQLQYELLPRMSTPYVTISTVYSGASPDEIETSVTKPVEEAVSAIEKISAINSSSREGMSLVTIEFASDADIDIALQDVQRKVNEARGELPDDIETPVVSRFAIDELPVLRLGATSNLSDTEFYQLLKDEIKPALSNISGVGQVGILGGREREIRVNIDPGRLESFGLTVGDLLEAIGKANIDFPTGTVDAPDRKFVVRLAGKFKSLDELKNLVVSDAGAEGAVYLRDVAEVQDTFQEIRTMTRIDGRNAVGIVVVKQNDANTVEVCRLVREKLQSLEAQYRDRGLKFDIAQDASTFTRDAVEAVQHDLFLAILLVALVMLLFLHSLRNSLIVMVSIPTSLVTTFIGMYLFGFSLNLMTLLALSLVIGVLVDDSIVVLENIYRHLERGEAPRDAALVGRNEIGFTAVAITLVDVVVFLPLSLLSGLVGDILREFAVVMVISTMLSLFVSFTVTPLLASRFSKVDHLSDATLAGRLALGFERWYERGRDWYISLLGWGLKHPGKVVLTATLLFFSSFALVIAGKIGGEFIEVSDRGDFSVMLELEPGTSLHQTDRFVRQVERRIQAYPEVDKVLAVVGTSNEGFLGQSSDHVAEINVRLISKEKRRRSTDAMMQLIRKDLDGVPGLKASINPIGIFGTANETPVTVILSGPKREEVARAADALRDSLKTVRGTADVRLSSQPGTPEMHAVVDREQMAAFGLSIADVGSAMRIAYDGDDSNKYREEGDEYDIRLIFDEGYRSATSGIPDLSFRAKDGSLVRLGQFSRLEQSRGYALLQRHGRNEAVWVKAQVIDRPVGDIGGDIERIIGNMQKKGIMPKSVTHTYEADLKHQGESNLNLLYAFAVAIIFVYLIMVALYNSWIWPMVVMFSIPLAIIGALWSLALFGKSLSIFTILGIIMLIGLVGKNAILLVDFINKFRDEGMELLPAITEAGRERLRPILMTTLTLIFGLMPIALSASSGSEWKSGLALALVGGLSSSMFLTLLVIPVVYVWFDRVKAWAVAKFAKVRG; encoded by the coding sequence GTGAAACGGACGATTACGGGGATCGCCATCGAGCGTCCGACGCTGGTGGTCGTGCTCTTCTCGGTGCTTTTCATCCTCGGCTTCTTCAGCTACCGGCAGCTCCAGTACGAGCTTCTGCCGCGCATGAGCACCCCCTACGTCACCATTTCGACGGTCTATTCGGGCGCGTCGCCGGACGAGATCGAGACCTCCGTCACAAAGCCGGTGGAAGAGGCGGTTTCGGCCATCGAGAAGATTTCAGCCATCAACTCCTCCTCCCGCGAAGGGATGTCGCTCGTGACCATCGAATTCGCCAGTGACGCCGACATCGACATCGCCCTTCAGGATGTGCAGCGCAAGGTGAACGAAGCGCGCGGCGAACTGCCCGACGACATCGAGACGCCGGTCGTTTCCCGCTTCGCCATCGACGAGCTGCCGGTGCTGCGCCTCGGCGCGACTTCGAACCTCTCCGATACCGAATTTTACCAGCTCCTCAAGGACGAAATCAAGCCCGCGCTCTCGAACATCAGCGGCGTCGGGCAGGTGGGCATCCTTGGCGGGCGCGAGCGGGAGATCAGGGTCAACATCGATCCGGGGCGTCTCGAAAGCTTCGGCCTGACCGTGGGCGACCTGCTCGAAGCGATTGGCAAGGCCAATATCGACTTTCCGACCGGCACGGTCGATGCGCCCGACCGCAAGTTCGTGGTACGCCTCGCCGGGAAGTTCAAGAGCCTTGACGAGCTGAAGAACCTCGTGGTGAGCGACGCAGGCGCGGAGGGCGCGGTCTACCTGCGCGACGTGGCCGAGGTGCAGGACACCTTTCAGGAGATCAGGACGATGACGAGGATCGATGGCAGGAACGCCGTCGGCATCGTGGTGGTCAAGCAGAACGACGCCAACACCGTCGAGGTGTGCCGTCTCGTGCGCGAAAAGCTCCAGTCGCTCGAAGCGCAGTACCGCGACCGGGGGCTGAAGTTCGACATCGCGCAGGACGCTTCGACCTTCACCCGCGACGCCGTCGAGGCGGTGCAGCACGACCTGTTCCTCGCCATCCTGCTCGTGGCGCTCGTCATGCTGCTCTTCCTGCACAGCCTGCGCAACTCGCTCATCGTGATGGTCTCGATTCCCACCTCGCTGGTGACTACCTTCATCGGCATGTACCTCTTCGGCTTCTCGCTGAACCTCATGACCCTGCTCGCCCTCTCGCTTGTGATCGGCGTGCTGGTGGACGACTCCATCGTGGTGCTCGAAAACATCTACCGTCACCTCGAACGGGGCGAAGCGCCGCGCGATGCGGCCCTCGTCGGACGCAACGAGATCGGTTTCACGGCGGTGGCGATCACGCTCGTTGACGTAGTGGTCTTCCTGCCGCTCTCGCTGCTCAGCGGCCTGGTCGGCGACATCCTGCGGGAGTTCGCCGTCGTCATGGTCATCTCGACCATGCTGAGCCTCTTCGTCTCCTTCACGGTGACGCCGCTGCTCGCCTCGCGCTTCTCGAAGGTCGATCATCTCTCGGACGCCACTCTCGCCGGTCGCCTCGCCCTCGGCTTCGAGCGCTGGTACGAGCGCGGGCGCGACTGGTACATCTCGCTGCTCGGCTGGGGGCTGAAGCACCCCGGCAAGGTGGTTCTGACCGCCACGCTTCTCTTCTTCTCGTCGTTCGCGCTCGTCATCGCCGGAAAGATCGGCGGCGAGTTCATCGAGGTCTCCGACCGGGGCGACTTTTCGGTGATGCTCGAACTCGAACCAGGCACGAGCCTCCACCAGACCGACCGCTTCGTCCGCCAGGTCGAGCGCAGGATTCAGGCTTATCCCGAAGTGGACAAGGTGCTCGCCGTCGTCGGCACCTCGAACGAGGGGTTTCTCGGGCAAAGCTCCGACCACGTGGCCGAGATCAACGTCCGCCTGATTTCCAAGGAGAAACGCCGCCGCTCGACCGACGCCATGATGCAGCTTATCCGCAAGGATCTCGATGGCGTGCCGGGCCTCAAGGCGAGCATCAACCCTATCGGCATCTTCGGCACGGCCAACGAAACGCCGGTCACGGTGATCCTGAGCGGCCCGAAGCGCGAGGAGGTCGCCCGCGCCGCCGACGCCCTGCGCGACAGCCTCAAGACGGTGCGCGGCACGGCGGATGTGCGGCTCAGCTCCCAGCCCGGCACGCCTGAAATGCACGCGGTGGTTGACCGCGAGCAGATGGCCGCCTTCGGCCTCTCCATCGCCGACGTGGGTTCGGCCATGCGCATCGCCTACGATGGCGACGACAGTAACAAGTACCGCGAAGAGGGCGACGAGTACGACATCCGCCTGATCTTCGACGAAGGCTACCGCAGCGCCACCAGCGGCATTCCCGATCTCTCCTTCCGCGCGAAAGATGGCAGCCTCGTGCGGCTCGGGCAGTTCTCTCGCCTCGAACAGTCGCGCGGGTACGCCCTGCTGCAACGCCACGGGCGCAACGAAGCGGTGTGGGTCAAGGCGCAGGTGATCGACCGGCCCGTCGGCGATATTGGCGGCGACATCGAGCGCATCATCGGCAACATGCAGAAAAAAGGGATCATGCCGAAAAGCGTCACGCATACCTACGAGGCCGATCTCAAGCACCAGGGGGAGTCGAACCTGAACCTGCTCTACGCCTTTGCTGTGGCGATCATCTTCGTGTACCTGATCATGGTGGCGCTCTACAACTCGTGGATATGGCCGATGGTGGTGATGTTCTCGATTCCGCTCGCCATCATCGGCGCGCTCTGGTCGCTGGCGCTCTTCGGCAAATCGCTGAGCATCTTCACGATTCTCGGCATCATCATGCTCATCGGTCTGGTTGGCAAGAACGCGATTTTGCTCGTCGATTTCATCAACAAGTTCCGCGATGAAGGCATGGAACTCCTGCCCGCCATCACTGAAGCCGGACGCGAGCGCTTGCGTCCGATTCTCATGACGACGCTCACGCTCATCTTCGGCCTCATGCCGATCGCCCTTTCCGCCAGCTCCGGCTCCGAATGGAAATCCGGCCTCGCCCTCGCCCTCGTCGGCGGCCTCTCCAGCTCGATGTTCCTCACGCTGCTGGTCATCCCGGTGGTGTACGTCTGGTTCGACCGGGTGAAAGCGTGGGCGGTTGCAAAATTCGCGAAGGTTCGCGGGTGA
- a CDS encoding cation:proton antiporter yields the protein MYDYIYFDIGIIIMASALLAWLSLLLRQPIIIAYILAGILLGPWGLRLVSNIDFIDEVSKIGISLLLFIAGLSLHPGKIVETFGRSFTMTVATSLIFALISGGILLAIGLTPTEAAIGGCAMMFSSTILVVKLMPTTTLHQQHMGAIGIAVLIIQDLMAILLIAFIKGKADLSIASGSIGILKGVLLVVATLLVQRALLSRIIRQVERYRELLSLLVLGWCFGIALTAEVIGLSHETGAFIAGVSLADHLIARVIAEELKMFRDFFLVLFFFALGAQLDFSLMKNIALPALLLSALLLIIKPLVFRWALRWTGETPKFSKELSVRLGQNSEFAFVIAVIAAEQGLLSNTASQLLHLVTILTMAVSSYILVSYYPSPLGSKPSLKID from the coding sequence ATGTATGATTACATTTACTTCGATATCGGCATCATCATCATGGCTTCGGCCCTTCTGGCGTGGCTCTCGCTGCTGTTGCGCCAGCCGATCATCATAGCCTATATTCTCGCCGGAATCCTGCTCGGCCCGTGGGGCCTCCGGCTCGTCTCCAACATCGACTTCATCGATGAAGTCTCGAAAATCGGCATTTCGCTGCTTTTATTCATCGCCGGTCTTTCGCTTCATCCGGGCAAGATCGTGGAGACATTCGGGCGCAGTTTTACGATGACGGTCGCCACGAGCCTCATCTTCGCCCTCATTTCGGGCGGCATCCTGCTGGCGATCGGGCTTACGCCCACCGAGGCGGCCATCGGCGGCTGCGCGATGATGTTTTCGAGCACGATCCTCGTCGTCAAGCTCATGCCGACCACCACGCTGCACCAGCAGCACATGGGCGCTATCGGCATCGCGGTGCTGATCATTCAGGATCTCATGGCGATTCTGCTCATCGCATTCATCAAGGGAAAGGCAGACCTGTCCATAGCTTCCGGATCGATTGGAATTCTCAAGGGCGTCCTCCTCGTCGTCGCCACGCTGCTCGTGCAACGGGCGCTGCTCAGCAGGATCATCAGGCAGGTCGAGCGTTACCGGGAGTTGCTGAGTCTGCTCGTGCTCGGCTGGTGCTTCGGCATCGCCCTCACGGCAGAGGTGATTGGCCTGAGCCACGAAACCGGCGCGTTCATCGCGGGCGTCTCGCTGGCCGACCACCTCATCGCGCGAGTGATCGCCGAGGAGTTGAAAATGTTCCGCGACTTTTTTCTCGTCCTTTTCTTTTTCGCCCTTGGCGCGCAGCTCGATTTTTCGCTCATGAAAAACATCGCCCTGCCGGCGCTGCTACTTTCGGCGCTCCTGCTCATCATCAAGCCGCTGGTTTTCCGCTGGGCATTGAGGTGGACGGGCGAAACGCCGAAATTCAGCAAGGAGCTGAGCGTCAGGCTCGGCCAGAACAGCGAGTTCGCCTTCGTCATCGCCGTCATCGCAGCCGAACAGGGGCTGCTGAGCAACACCGCATCGCAACTCCTGCACTTGGTGACCATTCTGACGATGGCGGTTTCATCGTACATCCTCGTTTCGTACTACCCGTCGCCACTGGGGTCGAAACCATCGCTGAAAATCGATTGA
- a CDS encoding PhoU domain-containing protein, whose protein sequence is MALFGKKSSDSSKSVAVPKAFTIQIDPSKFNLATKPAGPVHEQLETLKQKLTKLSSNVENNLMLVVRASTKKDKTLAASAFEFDERYIQKGKFEVEYLTLAYQNFQQLGEAEQKTVAHARMILKELERIAQFCLNIADKTEYIQLANVQVLHKDEYDLKPMGDDTAEMIKKAVEAFVSGNSKHASETLEMMKKIDDLYEKAVAKLKAEVNDSNITNYTGILSVVEHVHACAQISCVIARHFC, encoded by the coding sequence ATGGCACTGTTCGGCAAGAAATCCTCCGATTCATCGAAATCCGTCGCTGTTCCCAAAGCGTTCACCATCCAGATCGATCCTTCGAAATTCAATCTTGCCACAAAACCCGCGGGGCCGGTGCACGAGCAGCTCGAAACGCTCAAGCAGAAGCTCACCAAGCTCTCCTCGAACGTCGAGAACAACCTGATGCTCGTCGTCCGCGCTTCGACCAAGAAGGACAAAACGCTGGCCGCTTCGGCATTCGAGTTCGACGAACGCTACATCCAGAAAGGCAAGTTCGAGGTCGAGTACCTCACGCTCGCCTACCAGAACTTCCAGCAGCTTGGCGAGGCGGAACAAAAAACCGTCGCCCATGCCCGCATGATTCTCAAGGAGCTTGAGAGGATCGCGCAGTTCTGCCTCAACATCGCCGACAAGACCGAATACATCCAGCTCGCCAACGTTCAGGTTCTGCACAAGGATGAATACGATCTGAAGCCGATGGGCGACGACACCGCCGAGATGATCAAGAAAGCGGTCGAGGCGTTTGTCAGCGGCAACTCGAAACACGCCTCGGAGACGCTCGAGATGATGAAAAAGATCGACGATCTTTACGAGAAAGCGGTTGCCAAGCTCAAGGCGGAGGTCAACGACTCGAACATCACCAACTACACCGGCATCCTCTCCGTCGTGGAGCACGTTCACGCCTGCGCCCAAATCTCCTGCGTGATCGCCCGACACTTCTGCTGA
- a CDS encoding efflux RND transporter periplasmic adaptor subunit, with translation MKHRNRIIALVVLVAVAAVSFLFSGKKPDAPGRKQSQPSAMAIAVSVEAASVAAVRDSLSVVALVDAWRDVDIHAETSGIVRSVSSEVGDRKGAGQPLLRVDDEVAASALRKARVNRELARRDFERYDRLQREGAVAISNFEAVKLRLEDAEADLVAARRRVEDTAIKAPFAGVVTSRLVEVGDLVQPGMKVANMVDLSKLKIVSSIPEKQVASIAEGMVVQVTTDVWPGKVFLAKVLSVSAKSSRDHTYRVESAMENPKETPFRAGMFARTAFVGSSSRQALLIPRRALTGSIAAPEVFVVTGGKARLRKIVAGAEYGSHIEVLQGLAAGDVVVVSGQSDLDDGSPVTVSQGEAGR, from the coding sequence ATGAAACACCGTAACCGGATCATCGCGCTGGTTGTGCTTGTGGCGGTTGCCGCCGTATCGTTCCTGTTTTCAGGGAAAAAGCCCGACGCGCCAGGCCGGAAGCAGAGCCAGCCCTCCGCGATGGCCATCGCCGTGAGCGTCGAGGCGGCATCCGTGGCTGCCGTGCGCGACAGCCTCTCCGTCGTCGCGCTTGTCGATGCGTGGCGCGACGTCGATATTCACGCCGAAACCTCCGGCATCGTCCGCTCGGTCTCCTCCGAGGTCGGTGATCGCAAGGGCGCCGGTCAGCCGCTCCTCAGGGTCGATGACGAGGTGGCGGCTTCCGCCCTGCGCAAGGCCCGCGTGAACCGCGAGCTGGCCCGCCGCGATTTCGAGCGCTACGACAGGCTTCAGCGCGAGGGGGCCGTGGCGATCTCGAACTTCGAGGCGGTGAAGCTCCGGCTCGAAGATGCCGAGGCCGACCTGGTCGCCGCACGCCGCCGCGTGGAGGACACCGCCATCAAGGCGCCCTTCGCGGGGGTCGTCACCTCGCGGCTCGTCGAAGTGGGCGATCTCGTTCAGCCGGGCATGAAGGTGGCCAACATGGTCGATCTCTCGAAGCTCAAAATCGTCTCGTCGATTCCTGAAAAGCAGGTCGCCTCCATCGCCGAAGGGATGGTGGTGCAGGTGACGACCGATGTCTGGCCGGGCAAGGTGTTCCTGGCGAAGGTGCTCTCTGTGAGCGCCAAATCGTCGCGCGACCACACCTACAGGGTCGAATCGGCCATGGAGAATCCGAAAGAGACGCCGTTTCGCGCCGGAATGTTCGCCCGCACGGCTTTCGTCGGCAGTTCGTCGCGCCAGGCGCTCCTGATCCCGCGCCGGGCGCTCACCGGCAGCATCGCCGCGCCCGAAGTATTCGTCGTTACCGGCGGCAAGGCGCGGCTGCGAAAGATCGTCGCGGGAGCGGAATACGGCAGCCACATCGAAGTATTGCAGGGGCTTGCCGCCGGTGACGTGGTGGTCGTCAGTGGCCAGAGCGACCTCGACGACGGCTCGCCGGTGACGGTCTCGCAGGGGGAGGCCGGGCGGTGA
- a CDS encoding DUF2075 domain-containing protein: protein MNRSWYNASFDLFQQTSDEQIIGELALNSTFADLPTQKIAWLKEISILRKALQGHDGCLHLEFNIPRMGRRIDAVLLIKGIVIAIEFKIDASQYLMADIDQSYDYALDLKYFHEASHKATVIPVLVVTKARSASTTLFRHPRIHGLYEPVSTNEDGFASTLEKILHQFPEIPFDPQVWSDAAYRPTQTIIEAARALYAGHGVVEISRNDAGAINLSQTSDQLFRIIDRARDQKEKAICFVTGVPGAGKTLVGLNIATRYSDEESELYSVFLSGNKPLVDILREALARDTILREKMSHGKKLKKSEAQARVKAFIQNVHHFRDDCQKNNGQEPVEHVALFDEAQRAWDKAQTSLFMKQIKGVPDFDISEPEYLISCMDKRNDWAVIVCLVGGGQEINTGESGISSWIEALQEQYPDWHLYISPALTDSEYGTGNILSSIRTRKNVHFEHDLHLATSMRSFRAETVSKFVKTVLDCEVDEARTLYQQLIERYPIVLTRNLESAKQWLKTQASGSERYGMVVSSQAERLKPYAIDVRSPMNPIKWFLDSKDDIRSSYYLEDVATEFRIQGLELDWVCVSWDGDFRYGNQGWEHYSFRGNKWQNIKSESRKTYQKNAYRVLLTRARQGMVIFVPEGTPNDPTRIPRFYDNTYKYLKSLGVQEIG, encoded by the coding sequence ATGAATCGGTCATGGTACAACGCGAGTTTTGACCTCTTTCAACAGACTTCTGATGAGCAAATTATAGGGGAACTCGCATTGAACAGCACTTTTGCCGATCTTCCAACTCAAAAAATTGCGTGGCTCAAAGAGATTTCGATCCTTCGTAAAGCCTTACAAGGACATGATGGCTGTTTACATCTTGAATTCAACATTCCACGCATGGGGCGTCGGATCGATGCCGTTCTGCTGATTAAAGGTATTGTTATAGCCATTGAATTCAAGATCGATGCCAGTCAATATCTTATGGCAGATATCGATCAATCGTATGATTATGCACTCGACCTAAAATATTTCCACGAAGCCAGCCACAAGGCAACAGTTATCCCTGTATTAGTTGTAACAAAGGCTCGATCAGCTTCGACTACACTGTTTCGCCATCCAAGGATTCATGGGCTTTATGAACCAGTGAGCACCAATGAAGACGGATTTGCCTCAACCCTTGAAAAAATTCTACACCAATTCCCAGAAATACCATTTGATCCACAGGTGTGGTCTGATGCCGCATATCGACCGACACAGACTATTATCGAAGCTGCCAGAGCGCTTTATGCTGGTCATGGTGTTGTTGAAATATCGAGAAACGATGCCGGAGCGATAAACCTCTCTCAGACCTCCGATCAGCTTTTTCGCATTATCGATCGTGCAAGAGATCAGAAAGAAAAAGCTATTTGCTTTGTCACTGGAGTTCCGGGAGCAGGAAAAACCCTTGTTGGCCTGAACATCGCTACCCGTTACAGTGATGAGGAAAGCGAACTTTATAGTGTTTTTCTCTCTGGCAACAAACCGCTGGTAGATATTCTTCGTGAGGCACTTGCTCGTGATACTATTCTTCGAGAAAAAATGAGCCACGGGAAAAAGCTTAAAAAGTCAGAAGCACAAGCAAGGGTCAAAGCATTCATCCAAAATGTGCACCACTTCCGTGATGATTGCCAAAAGAACAACGGACAAGAACCGGTCGAGCATGTTGCGCTTTTTGATGAAGCACAACGCGCATGGGACAAGGCGCAAACATCACTGTTCATGAAACAGATAAAAGGTGTTCCCGACTTTGATATATCAGAACCAGAATATCTCATTTCTTGCATGGATAAAAGAAATGATTGGGCGGTCATTGTTTGCCTTGTCGGTGGCGGTCAAGAAATCAATACTGGCGAATCTGGAATCAGTTCATGGATCGAGGCCCTTCAGGAGCAATATCCAGATTGGCATCTCTATATTTCACCGGCATTAACCGATAGCGAGTATGGGACTGGTAATATACTTTCTTCCATAAGAACTCGAAAGAACGTCCATTTTGAGCATGACCTCCACCTTGCGACCTCCATGCGCTCCTTTCGAGCAGAAACAGTTTCAAAGTTTGTTAAAACCGTGCTTGATTGTGAAGTTGATGAAGCAAGGACGCTGTATCAGCAACTTATAGAGCGTTACCCTATCGTTCTAACACGGAACCTTGAATCTGCTAAACAATGGCTAAAAACACAAGCCAGTGGTTCAGAGCGTTATGGCATGGTTGTGTCTTCTCAAGCTGAACGTCTTAAACCTTATGCAATTGATGTTCGATCTCCAATGAATCCAATCAAATGGTTTCTTGACAGCAAAGATGATATTCGTTCTTCCTATTACCTCGAAGATGTTGCCACAGAGTTTCGTATTCAAGGTCTCGAACTTGATTGGGTCTGTGTCTCATGGGATGGCGATTTTCGTTATGGAAATCAAGGCTGGGAACACTATTCTTTTCGAGGCAACAAATGGCAAAATATTAAAAGCGAATCACGAAAAACATATCAGAAAAATGCTTATCGAGTCTTGCTAACCAGAGCACGGCAAGGCATGGTAATTTTTGTTCCTGAAGGAACACCAAATGATCCAACGAGAATACCAAGATTTTATGATAATACCTACAAATATCTCAAGAGCTTGGGTGTTCAGGAGATCGGTTAA
- a CDS encoding type II toxin-antitoxin system RelB/DinJ family antitoxin codes for MVENSVVRARIDAETKAEASAVLASIGLTLSDAVRLLLKRVAAEKALPFEPLVPNAETIEAIKAARRGELETVNSVKNLIKDLNADD; via the coding sequence ATGGTGGAAAATTCAGTTGTCAGGGCAAGGATCGACGCCGAAACCAAGGCGGAGGCATCGGCTGTGCTGGCAAGCATCGGCCTCACGTTGTCCGACGCGGTGAGGTTGCTGCTGAAACGAGTTGCCGCAGAAAAGGCGCTTCCTTTCGAGCCGCTTGTTCCGAATGCCGAAACAATCGAAGCGATCAAGGCCGCACGGCGTGGCGAACTTGAAACAGTAAACTCCGTTAAAAATCTGATCAAGGATTTGAATGCGGACGATTAA
- a CDS encoding DUF3124 domain-containing protein produces MSNLVTLAATAMKLVRQFPLFKSALVALALLVAPLTAAVAEPLPFSTGQTVYVPSYSHIFVGNRLKTFDLTTSLAIRNSDPETPITVTRVDYYDASGRFIRAMLKTPFVIRPVSTLVYVIDESDKTGGVGASFLVAWRSSKKAAPPIVESVMIGTGMQQGISFTSRGQVVREAQP; encoded by the coding sequence ATGAGCAACCTTGTCACCTTAGCCGCAACCGCCATGAAACTTGTCCGCCAGTTCCCGCTTTTCAAATCCGCTCTTGTCGCCCTTGCGCTTCTCGTCGCGCCGTTGACGGCAGCCGTTGCCGAGCCGTTGCCCTTCTCGACGGGGCAGACGGTTTATGTGCCGTCGTATTCGCACATCTTTGTCGGCAACCGGCTGAAAACCTTTGACCTGACCACCTCTCTGGCGATCCGGAACTCCGATCCCGAAACGCCGATCACCGTCACGCGGGTTGATTACTACGACGCTTCGGGGCGCTTTATCCGCGCCATGCTGAAAACGCCTTTCGTCATCCGCCCCGTTTCGACGCTCGTTTATGTGATCGACGAGTCCGACAAAACCGGCGGCGTCGGCGCGAGCTTCCTCGTTGCATGGAGGTCATCCAAAAAGGCCGCGCCGCCCATCGTCGAAAGCGTGATGATCGGCACGGGAATGCAGCAGGGCATCTCGTTCACCTCGCGCGGGCAGGTGGTGCGCGAAGCGCAACCGTGA
- a CDS encoding type II toxin-antitoxin system YafQ family toxin — protein sequence MRTIKFTNRFKRDYRREKSGKHGKKLDSLFEEIVNLLAEDKPLPPNAVDHSLTGTFNDCRDCHIKPDLILIYRKTDKNELELIRLGSHSVLGL from the coding sequence ATGCGGACGATTAAATTCACCAATCGCTTCAAGCGGGATTACCGAAGAGAAAAATCGGGTAAGCACGGCAAGAAACTGGACAGTTTGTTTGAAGAGATCGTCAACCTGCTAGCTGAGGACAAACCTTTGCCGCCAAACGCGGTCGATCACTCTTTAACGGGAACATTCAACGATTGCCGTGACTGCCACATCAAACCTGACCTCATTCTGATCTACCGCAAAACCGACAAGAATGAACTTGAGCTGATTCGGTTGGGTTCGCATAGCGTGTTAGGGTTATGA
- the pstB gene encoding phosphate ABC transporter ATP-binding protein PstB codes for MPMALEAADTKKISNDSAVLDIYLPPERKKIEGGGVPHVVAKNFSIYYGEFEAVKKVNADILSKYVTAIIGPSGCGKSTFLRAINRMNDLIPSCHTTGALMFDGEDVYGKFTDEVLLRKKIGMVFQKPNPFPKSIYDNIAYGPRLHGVKDKKTLDGIVEKSLRKAALWDEVNDRLDKNALGLSGGQQQRLCVARTLAVEPEILLLDEPTSALDPKATAKIEDLIQELRGSYTIMIVTHNMQQASRVSDSTMFFYEGVLVEHAPTAQLFTRPKDQMTEDYITGRFS; via the coding sequence ATGCCAATGGCACTCGAAGCAGCCGATACGAAGAAAATAAGCAACGACTCAGCCGTGCTCGATATTTATCTTCCGCCAGAGCGTAAAAAGATCGAAGGCGGTGGCGTGCCGCACGTCGTGGCGAAGAACTTTTCGATCTACTACGGAGAGTTCGAGGCGGTCAAGAAGGTTAATGCCGATATTCTCTCGAAATACGTTACGGCCATCATCGGCCCCAGCGGCTGCGGCAAGAGCACCTTCCTCCGCGCAATCAACCGGATGAACGACCTCATTCCAAGTTGCCACACCACCGGCGCACTCATGTTTGATGGCGAGGATGTTTATGGTAAATTCACTGATGAAGTGCTCCTGCGCAAGAAGATCGGCATGGTGTTCCAGAAGCCGAACCCGTTCCCGAAATCGATTTACGACAACATCGCCTACGGACCGCGCCTGCATGGCGTGAAGGACAAGAAGACGCTTGACGGCATTGTCGAGAAGAGTCTCCGCAAGGCGGCACTCTGGGACGAGGTGAATGACCGGCTTGACAAGAATGCCCTCGGCCTGTCGGGTGGACAGCAGCAGCGCCTGTGCGTGGCCCGGACGCTCGCTGTCGAGCCGGAGATTCTTCTGCTCGACGAGCCGACCTCGGCGCTCGACCCGAAGGCCACGGCCAAGATCGAGGATCTGATCCAGGAGCTTCGCGGCAGCTACACCATCATGATCGTGACGCACAACATGCAGCAGGCTTCGAGGGTGTCGGACTCCACCATGTTTTTCTACGAGGGCGTGCTCGTCGAACACGCGCCAACAGCCCAGCTCTTCACCAGGCCAAAGGATCAGATGACCGAGGATTACATTACCGGAAGATTCAGCTAA